A section of the Roseovarius sp. W115 genome encodes:
- the msrQ gene encoding protein-methionine-sulfoxide reductase heme-binding subunit MsrQ has translation MTLSDLINTGLRRIPPWTIYLASFAYAGWLLWLGIDNRVGADPVKALEHQLGEVALYLLVLGLAVSPLRRTLGINLLKFRRAIGLACFFFVACHLLVWAVLDVQRLDRVWADIVKRPYITVGMAAFVLLLPLAMTSNNVSVRKMGAAAWGKLHKLIYPAAILGAVHYVMLVKGWQVRPLVFLGVILGLIAWRYLSKLPSRQSATREIL, from the coding sequence ATGACGCTGAGCGATCTCATCAACACCGGGCTGCGGCGCATTCCGCCGTGGACAATCTACCTGGCAAGTTTTGCGTATGCGGGGTGGCTGTTGTGGCTGGGGATCGACAATCGCGTTGGGGCTGATCCGGTTAAGGCTCTGGAACACCAGCTTGGTGAGGTGGCGCTTTATCTTCTGGTCTTAGGTCTGGCCGTATCGCCCTTGCGGCGGACTCTCGGGATAAACCTTCTGAAATTCCGACGAGCCATCGGGCTGGCATGTTTCTTCTTTGTGGCCTGTCATCTTTTGGTTTGGGCTGTGTTGGATGTGCAGCGTCTCGATCGGGTTTGGGCCGATATTGTGAAGCGGCCCTATATCACTGTGGGCATGGCGGCGTTTGTTCTGCTGCTTCCGTTGGCAATGACCTCAAACAATGTGTCTGTGCGCAAAATGGGAGCGGCGGCCTGGGGCAAGTTGCATAAGTTGATATACCCAGCGGCCATTTTGGGGGCGGTGCACTACGTGATGCTCGTCAAAGGTTGGCAAGTCAGGCCACTGGTTTTCCTCGGTGTGATCTTGGGTCTGATCGCTTGGCGCTATCTGTCCAAGTTGCCGTCACGCCAATCTGCGACACGTGAAATCCTGTGA
- the pyrF gene encoding orotidine-5'-phosphate decarboxylase, with amino-acid sequence MQAGAYAMSPSLPSDDRLIVAIDLPNALAGLQLTEQLGDAVSFYKIGLGMLTGGGLALANELKQDHGKRIFMDLKLFDIGATVENAVRGLAHFDLDFLTVHGDPHVVRAAREGVGGKEMKILAVTILTSLDRTDLDAALISSGDITDLVISRAARAFEAGADGVISSPQEAALIRALPEAQGKLIVTPGVRPIGTALGDQKRVATPAQALSDGADHIVVGRPIWAAESPREAAQNILRDISG; translated from the coding sequence ATGCAAGCCGGAGCCTACGCCATGTCGCCCTCATTACCCTCTGACGACCGTTTGATTGTGGCCATAGACTTGCCCAATGCGTTGGCGGGTTTGCAGCTGACGGAGCAGCTTGGCGATGCTGTATCGTTCTACAAGATTGGGCTCGGTATGCTCACCGGCGGCGGGCTTGCCCTGGCCAATGAGCTGAAACAGGATCATGGAAAACGTATTTTCATGGACCTCAAACTCTTCGACATCGGCGCCACGGTCGAAAATGCCGTGCGCGGCCTTGCTCATTTCGACCTTGATTTTCTAACTGTCCATGGCGATCCACATGTGGTGCGCGCCGCGCGCGAAGGAGTCGGTGGCAAGGAGATGAAAATTCTTGCCGTGACCATCCTGACGTCGCTTGACCGCACCGATCTCGACGCCGCACTGATCTCTTCAGGCGACATAACCGATCTGGTCATCAGCCGCGCTGCGCGGGCGTTTGAGGCTGGTGCAGACGGTGTCATCTCCTCGCCACAGGAAGCCGCGCTCATCCGCGCACTTCCAGAAGCGCAGGGCAAGCTCATCGTCACACCCGGCGTTCGCCCCATCGGTACCGCACTGGGCGACCAGAAACGCGTCGCCACCCCGGCCCAGGCCCTTTCGGACGGCGCTGATCATATCGTCGTAGGCCGCCCGATCTGGGCCGCCGAGAGCCCACGAGAGGCCGCGCAAAACATCCTGAGGGACATCTCGGGCTAA
- a CDS encoding HAD family hydrolase, with translation MTNVICKAVLFDCDGVLVESERVCARLFWQDMRARGLDISKEEAAEIYGAGPMELVAEGAIKRGADLPADWVQRFYQTMFAALKTQTEEVSGVKALVEALATAGIKIAVGSNGPVAKMEITLGKVGLKDLLQPHIYSARDLANPKPAPDIYRHAAAQLGVAPQDCVVVEDSASGARAAKAAGMRCVGFALVADPAKLTPICDVVVRDMTDVGAYLGL, from the coding sequence ATGACTAATGTCATTTGCAAGGCAGTTCTCTTTGACTGCGATGGTGTTCTTGTGGAAAGCGAACGCGTCTGTGCGCGGCTCTTTTGGCAGGATATGCGGGCACGTGGATTAGATATCTCAAAGGAAGAGGCGGCCGAGATATATGGCGCTGGTCCGATGGAGTTGGTGGCAGAAGGCGCAATCAAACGCGGGGCTGACCTTCCAGCGGATTGGGTACAACGGTTTTATCAAACAATGTTTGCCGCGCTGAAGACGCAAACTGAGGAGGTGTCTGGGGTCAAGGCTTTGGTAGAGGCACTTGCGACTGCTGGTATCAAGATTGCGGTTGGATCTAATGGCCCTGTGGCCAAGATGGAAATCACGCTGGGCAAGGTTGGGCTGAAGGATTTGCTTCAGCCTCATATCTATTCCGCCCGCGATTTGGCCAATCCCAAACCCGCGCCGGATATATATCGTCATGCGGCTGCACAGCTTGGTGTCGCACCGCAAGACTGTGTTGTGGTGGAGGACAGCGCATCGGGCGCCCGCGCGGCCAAAGCGGCGGGTATGCGGTGTGTCGGATTTGCACTGGTGGCTGATCCTGCGAAGCTCACTCCGATTTGCGATGTGGTGGTCAGGGATATGACAGACGTCGGGGCGTATCTGGGCCTCTGA
- the clpB gene encoding ATP-dependent chaperone ClpB: MDLNKFTERSRGFIQAAQMIAMRESHQKLAPEHILKALMDDPEGLASNLIRRAGGQPQRVVEALDLSLGKIPKVTGDAGQVYMDGQTAKVLDEADKVAKKAGDSFVPVERLLTALAVVKSPARDALEQGGVSAQELNAAINDVRKGRTADTASAEDTYEALEKYATDLTKSAADGKIDPIIGRDDEIRRAMQVLSRRTKNNPVLIGEPGVGKTAIAEGLALRIVNGDVPESLQNKKLLALDMGALIAGAKYRGEFEERLKAVLNEVTAAAGEIVLFIDEMHTLVGAGKSEGAMDAANLIKPALARGELHCIGATTLDEYRKHVEKDAALARRFQPLVVEEPTVEDTISILRGIKEKYELHHGVRISDSALVSAATLSHRYITDRFLPDKAIDLVDEAASRLRMEVDSKPEELDALDREILQKQIEAEALKKEDDAASKDRLEKLEKELADMQERSSQMTAQWQAERDKLASARDIKEQLDRARIELEHAKREGDLAKAGELSYGVIPGLEKQLSEAEQAEETGVMVEEAVRPEQIAQVVERWTGIPTAKMLEGEREKLLGMEDKLHGRVIGQDTAVKAVANAVRRARAGLNDENRPLGSFLFLGPTGVGKTELTKAVAEFLFDDDSAMVRIDMSEFMEKHSVARLIGAPPGYVGYDEGGVLTEAVRRRPYQVVLFDEVEKAHPEVFNVLLQVLDDGVLTDGQGRTVDFKQTLIILTSNLGSQALSQLPEGADASDARRDVMDAVRSHFRPEFLNRLDEIVVFDRLNRDQMDGIVDIQLSRLLKRLASRKITLELDAEAKTWLADEGYDPVYGARPLKRVIQKALQNPLAEALLAGDILDGSTVPVSAGPEGLIIGDRVGSTNRERPDDAVVH, from the coding sequence ATGGACTTAAACAAGTTCACCGAGCGGTCACGCGGGTTCATTCAGGCCGCGCAGATGATCGCGATGCGGGAGAGCCACCAGAAACTGGCGCCCGAACATATTCTGAAAGCATTGATGGATGACCCCGAGGGGTTGGCGAGCAATTTGATCCGTCGCGCCGGTGGTCAGCCGCAGCGCGTTGTCGAGGCGCTTGACCTTTCACTGGGCAAAATCCCGAAAGTTACAGGCGACGCCGGCCAAGTCTATATGGATGGGCAGACAGCCAAGGTTCTGGATGAGGCCGACAAGGTGGCCAAAAAGGCGGGTGATAGTTTTGTTCCCGTTGAACGGCTTCTGACAGCGCTGGCCGTGGTCAAAAGCCCGGCGCGAGACGCGTTGGAGCAGGGCGGTGTCAGTGCACAAGAACTGAACGCGGCCATTAATGATGTGCGCAAGGGGCGCACGGCAGATACGGCCAGCGCTGAAGATACATATGAGGCGCTGGAAAAATACGCCACTGACCTGACCAAGTCCGCGGCGGATGGCAAGATTGACCCGATCATTGGCCGCGACGACGAAATTCGCCGCGCTATGCAGGTGCTCAGCCGCCGGACCAAGAACAATCCTGTTCTGATTGGGGAACCGGGTGTGGGTAAGACCGCGATTGCGGAGGGGCTCGCGCTGCGGATCGTCAATGGTGACGTGCCGGAAAGTTTGCAGAACAAGAAGCTCCTGGCGCTGGATATGGGCGCGCTGATTGCTGGTGCGAAATACCGTGGCGAGTTTGAAGAGCGTCTGAAGGCCGTGCTCAACGAGGTTACGGCGGCGGCGGGTGAGATTGTTCTTTTCATTGATGAGATGCATACGCTTGTCGGTGCTGGCAAGTCCGAAGGGGCTATGGACGCCGCCAACCTGATCAAACCTGCGCTGGCGCGAGGTGAATTGCACTGTATCGGGGCAACGACGCTTGATGAATATCGTAAGCATGTGGAGAAAGACGCAGCGCTTGCGCGGCGGTTCCAGCCTTTGGTGGTTGAGGAGCCGACCGTCGAAGATACGATTTCCATCCTAAGGGGCATCAAGGAAAAGTACGAGCTTCACCATGGTGTGCGGATCTCGGACAGTGCGCTGGTGTCTGCAGCGACGCTCAGCCATCGCTACATCACGGACCGGTTCCTGCCGGACAAGGCGATTGACCTTGTGGATGAGGCGGCATCGCGGCTTCGAATGGAAGTGGATTCCAAGCCTGAAGAGCTTGATGCGCTGGACCGCGAGATTTTGCAAAAGCAGATCGAGGCGGAAGCGCTGAAGAAAGAAGACGATGCCGCCAGCAAAGATCGTTTGGAAAAGCTGGAAAAAGAGCTGGCGGATATGCAGGAGCGCTCCTCGCAAATGACTGCACAATGGCAGGCAGAGCGTGACAAGCTTGCTAGTGCGCGAGATATCAAAGAACAGTTGGATCGCGCGCGGATCGAGCTGGAGCACGCCAAGCGTGAGGGGGATCTCGCCAAGGCTGGGGAGCTGTCCTATGGCGTCATTCCGGGGCTGGAAAAGCAGCTGTCCGAGGCCGAGCAAGCCGAGGAAACTGGTGTGATGGTCGAAGAGGCGGTGCGCCCGGAGCAGATTGCGCAGGTGGTCGAGCGTTGGACGGGAATTCCGACGGCCAAGATGCTGGAAGGCGAGCGTGAGAAGCTTCTTGGCATGGAAGACAAGCTGCATGGCCGTGTGATTGGTCAGGATACTGCTGTGAAGGCGGTGGCGAATGCCGTTCGCCGTGCAAGAGCGGGCCTCAATGACGAGAACCGGCCGCTTGGATCGTTCCTGTTTCTCGGGCCAACCGGCGTAGGTAAGACTGAGTTGACCAAAGCCGTCGCGGAGTTTCTCTTTGACGATGACAGCGCCATGGTGCGGATCGACATGAGTGAGTTCATGGAGAAGCATTCGGTCGCTCGGTTGATTGGGGCACCTCCGGGCTATGTCGGCTATGACGAAGGCGGTGTTCTGACCGAAGCTGTGCGGCGCAGACCCTATCAGGTGGTGTTATTCGATGAGGTTGAAAAGGCGCATCCGGAAGTCTTCAACGTGCTGTTGCAGGTGCTTGATGACGGGGTGCTGACCGATGGACAGGGCCGGACAGTCGACTTCAAGCAGACGCTGATTATTCTGACATCGAACCTTGGGTCTCAGGCGCTCAGCCAGTTGCCCGAAGGGGCGGATGCCTCCGACGCGCGGCGTGATGTGATGGATGCGGTGCGGTCGCATTTCAGGCCGGAATTCCTCAATCGGCTGGATGAAATAGTAGTCTTTGACCGGCTCAACCGCGACCAGATGGATGGCATCGTGGACATTCAGCTGAGCCGGTTGTTGAAACGGCTGGCCAGCCGGAAGATCACGCTAGAGCTTGATGCGGAGGCCAAGACATGGTTGGCCGATGAAGGTTATGATCCTGTCTATGGCGCAAGACCCTTGAAGCGCGTCATACAAAAGGCGCTACAGAATCCGCTGGCCGAGGCGCTTCTGGCGGGAGATATACTTGATGGCAGCACCGTGCCGGTGAGCGCAGGCCCCGAAGGGTTGATCATTGGCGACAGGGTTGGGTCGACCAACCGCGAACGGCCTGACGACGCTGTCGTACACTGA
- a CDS encoding glycosyltransferase family 2 protein: MAEQDTETSDAPELPLWFDEIRPGGDAEGFLERRLRHSLLFVQRPVKRLLVTFDNLSNVSDRSPGREPWAFKFAKDINISHLGVMAHVADWYRDSDLIERFQKLADEGFFEGYDRVIFAGVSMGGYAAIAFGSLVPGAHVISVNPQSTLDTDLVPWETRYEGGRRQDWTLPLSDASKLTAKLERVNIFYDPYHELDKQHVSRFEGDNIRVFNCRHSNHKTAVFLRKINALKPVMNAVIFDELNDVEFYRLYRGRRDLKWYRGAVAGYFSEKGRDETADQFTKVFRKRLRALARREERAARAAQDGLEVKEDTPQPAPNPDFKIVSVAKKLAPRKNERCGIVTTMKNEGPFMLEWVAYHRALGFTDFLVFTNDCDDGTDRIGMRLEELGLAKHIDNKFKKGSSPQRSALRRTLKEDFYTECDWVMCADCDEFLNIRVGDRRLPDLFEATGTADAISFCWKIFGCGDKVSYEENLVTEQFIWSAPEDYRDKYRALGLKSMFRPGRGANRFGVHRPKFDKGRPEGFVWKDAGGQLMPEAYFQTGWSAWGGFRHDFARLHHYSVRSIDSFLVKRDRGRTNHVDRDQGVAYWADMNLNMEEDRSLLPTVDRTREEFEKLLKDPQLLRLHAEACAWHRAKIAALKSNRDWADFHKLLQKINPPGQNPEDSVDLVKEQLTG, from the coding sequence ATGGCAGAGCAGGACACCGAGACATCAGACGCACCAGAGTTGCCGCTCTGGTTCGATGAAATCCGTCCAGGCGGCGACGCGGAAGGCTTCCTTGAACGGCGTCTGCGCCATTCGCTGTTGTTCGTACAAAGGCCAGTGAAGCGTTTGCTGGTGACATTCGATAACCTTTCGAATGTGAGCGATCGCTCGCCAGGCCGCGAGCCCTGGGCCTTTAAATTTGCCAAGGACATCAACATTTCGCATCTGGGCGTGATGGCGCATGTCGCAGATTGGTATCGCGACTCGGATTTGATCGAACGTTTCCAGAAACTGGCCGATGAGGGATTTTTCGAGGGTTATGACCGGGTCATTTTTGCAGGTGTGTCCATGGGCGGATACGCCGCTATCGCGTTTGGCTCACTGGTGCCCGGTGCGCATGTGATTTCGGTCAACCCGCAGAGCACGCTCGATACTGATCTTGTTCCATGGGAAACGCGGTATGAGGGTGGCCGGCGGCAGGACTGGACGCTGCCTTTGTCGGACGCGTCGAAACTTACCGCCAAGCTGGAGCGGGTTAACATCTTTTATGACCCGTATCATGAGTTGGACAAACAGCACGTGAGCCGGTTTGAAGGTGACAATATTCGTGTCTTTAATTGCCGTCATTCAAACCACAAGACAGCAGTGTTCCTGCGCAAGATCAACGCACTGAAACCGGTGATGAACGCTGTGATTTTTGATGAGCTTAATGACGTAGAGTTTTATCGACTGTACAGGGGGCGAAGAGATCTAAAATGGTATCGTGGGGCTGTCGCTGGGTATTTCAGTGAAAAGGGTCGCGACGAGACGGCGGATCAATTTACGAAAGTATTTCGCAAGCGTCTGCGCGCCTTGGCGCGTCGTGAAGAGCGGGCTGCGAGAGCGGCGCAGGATGGGCTGGAGGTCAAAGAAGACACACCCCAGCCAGCGCCAAATCCAGACTTCAAAATCGTTTCTGTCGCAAAAAAGCTCGCACCGCGCAAGAATGAGCGCTGTGGCATCGTAACGACGATGAAGAATGAAGGCCCTTTTATGCTCGAATGGGTTGCCTATCATAGGGCTCTGGGATTCACGGATTTTCTTGTTTTCACAAACGATTGCGATGATGGCACTGACAGGATCGGCATGCGTCTGGAAGAGCTCGGTTTGGCAAAGCACATCGACAACAAATTCAAGAAGGGTTCCAGCCCACAGCGGTCTGCATTGCGCCGCACCTTGAAGGAAGATTTTTACACCGAGTGCGACTGGGTGATGTGCGCAGATTGCGATGAGTTTCTGAACATTCGCGTCGGTGATCGGCGCTTGCCGGATCTGTTCGAGGCAACAGGGACGGCAGACGCGATTTCCTTTTGCTGGAAGATTTTCGGTTGTGGCGACAAAGTCAGCTACGAGGAAAACCTGGTCACCGAGCAGTTCATCTGGAGCGCACCGGAAGACTATCGCGACAAGTACCGGGCGTTGGGGTTAAAATCCATGTTTCGGCCCGGTCGAGGTGCCAACCGTTTCGGAGTACACCGTCCGAAGTTCGATAAAGGGCGCCCTGAAGGTTTCGTTTGGAAAGACGCCGGTGGGCAATTGATGCCGGAGGCTTATTTCCAAACAGGTTGGTCGGCTTGGGGTGGGTTTCGACACGACTTTGCCAGATTGCATCATTACTCGGTCCGGTCGATCGACAGTTTCTTGGTAAAGCGCGACCGTGGGCGGACCAACCATGTTGATCGGGATCAAGGCGTTGCATATTGGGCGGATATGAACCTCAATATGGAAGAAGATCGGTCGCTATTGCCGACGGTGGATCGCACACGAGAAGAGTTCGAGAAACTGTTGAAAGACCCTCAACTGTTGCGGCTGCATGCTGAAGCATGTGCGTGGCATCGCGCCAAGATTGCCGCGTTGAAATCCAATAGAGATTGGGCTGATTTTCATAAGCTGCTGCAGAAAATCAATCCACCCGGGCAGAATCCAGAAGATAGCGTAGACTTAGTCAAAGAGCAGTTGACCGGATGA
- a CDS encoding FMN-binding glutamate synthase family protein, giving the protein MTYAFNALAMLAIVFVLVIGAVLATAVLFYIIDKTQTGDAIRRNYPVIGRFRGLFTSLGEFFRQYFFAMDREEMPFNRAQRDWVAHSAQGKGNTVAFGSTRNLNVAGTPIFVPASFPPLDDQFATTEPMEIGPHAALPFKAKSIFNISGMSFGAISRPAVEALSRGAAEAGVWLNTGEGGLSPFHLEGSCDIVYQIGTAKYGVRTEDGALSDEKLREVAAHPQVKMFELKLAQGAKPGKGGILPGEKVNSEIAKIRGIAEGQDSISPNRHREVNDFGELLDFLSHIRDVTGRPVGFKTVVGSSEAWDGLFQLIAERGEESAPDFITIDGGEGGTGAAPMPLMDLVGLPIREALPRMVDLRDRHGLKDRIRIIAAGKLVNPGDVAWAICAGADFVTSARGFMFSLGCIQALKCNRNTCPTGITTHDPHLQAGLVVEDKYKKVANYAKQVIKEVETIAHSVGVAEPRLMRRRHVRIVQADGTSVPMNKFRPSFDAAHHP; this is encoded by the coding sequence ATGACATACGCATTCAATGCGCTGGCGATGCTGGCTATCGTTTTTGTGCTGGTTATCGGAGCTGTTCTGGCGACGGCCGTACTTTTCTACATAATTGATAAGACCCAAACCGGAGATGCCATTCGGCGGAACTATCCGGTGATTGGACGATTTCGGGGATTGTTCACCTCGTTGGGTGAATTTTTTCGTCAGTACTTTTTCGCCATGGATCGTGAAGAGATGCCGTTCAACCGCGCGCAGCGGGATTGGGTGGCGCATTCGGCGCAGGGTAAGGGAAATACAGTTGCATTTGGCTCCACCCGCAATCTGAATGTGGCAGGGACGCCTATTTTTGTCCCTGCGTCTTTCCCGCCTTTGGACGATCAATTCGCGACGACTGAACCGATGGAGATCGGACCGCATGCGGCACTTCCCTTTAAGGCCAAGTCGATCTTCAACATCTCAGGCATGAGCTTTGGCGCAATTTCGCGTCCCGCCGTTGAGGCGCTCAGTAGGGGTGCTGCTGAGGCTGGTGTGTGGCTGAACACAGGGGAGGGTGGGCTCAGCCCGTTTCACCTGGAGGGCAGTTGCGATATTGTCTATCAGATCGGTACAGCAAAATATGGCGTGCGCACCGAGGATGGGGCGCTGAGCGATGAGAAACTGCGTGAGGTCGCTGCGCATCCTCAGGTCAAAATGTTCGAATTGAAGCTTGCGCAGGGCGCCAAACCCGGCAAGGGCGGTATTCTGCCAGGCGAGAAGGTCAATTCCGAGATCGCCAAAATTCGAGGGATAGCCGAAGGACAGGATAGTATTTCGCCAAACCGCCACCGTGAAGTGAATGACTTTGGCGAGCTGCTTGATTTCCTGAGTCACATCCGTGACGTCACGGGGCGACCTGTGGGTTTCAAAACGGTGGTCGGGTCAAGCGAAGCTTGGGATGGACTTTTTCAGCTGATCGCCGAACGCGGCGAGGAAAGCGCGCCGGATTTCATCACCATTGATGGCGGTGAGGGTGGCACCGGGGCGGCGCCAATGCCGTTGATGGATCTGGTCGGACTGCCCATTCGAGAGGCGCTGCCTCGAATGGTGGACTTGCGTGACAGGCATGGGCTGAAAGACCGCATTCGTATTATCGCGGCAGGCAAGCTGGTAAATCCCGGCGATGTAGCTTGGGCGATTTGCGCTGGTGCGGATTTCGTAACCTCCGCGCGGGGCTTTATGTTTAGCCTCGGCTGCATTCAGGCACTGAAGTGCAATCGCAATACATGCCCGACGGGTATAACCACGCACGACCCGCATTTGCAGGCGGGACTGGTTGTCGAAGATAAGTACAAGAAAGTCGCCAACTATGCGAAGCAAGTCATCAAAGAGGTCGAGACCATTGCCCATTCCGTCGGTGTGGCTGAACCACGTCTGATGCGACGGCGGCATGTGCGGATCGTTCAGGCGGATGGTACGTCCGTACCGATGAACAAATTCCGGCCGAGTTTCGATGCTGCGCATCATCCATGA
- the msrP gene encoding protein-methionine-sulfoxide reductase catalytic subunit MsrP, with the protein MANRWKNTLTDRDVTDDGVYLNRRHIIAGAAAGLGLSGIGQSASAEDLEPTSWDDITSYCNYYEFGTRKDDPSKYAHMLTTEPWSVKIDGMVDKPGDYAFEDIMSKMTVEERIYRFRCVEAWSMVVPWNGFELADLLELAGVQSDAKYAAFETVNRPEEMPGMRYPVLDWPYVEGLRMDEAMHPLTIMATGIYGKDIPNQNGAPLRLVVPWKYGFKSIKSIVRITLTDTQPPTSWNKAGPREYGFYSNVNPEVDHPRWSQASERVLGTGLFARRQDTLMFNGYAEEVASLYEGMDLTKFY; encoded by the coding sequence ATGGCCAATCGTTGGAAGAACACTCTGACAGACCGTGATGTGACGGACGACGGCGTTTATCTCAATCGCCGCCACATCATTGCAGGCGCGGCGGCGGGGTTAGGGCTGTCGGGTATTGGTCAAAGCGCAAGCGCTGAAGACCTGGAACCAACGTCTTGGGATGATATCACCAGCTATTGCAACTATTATGAGTTCGGCACGCGCAAGGATGATCCATCGAAATATGCGCATATGCTGACAACCGAGCCATGGTCGGTGAAGATCGACGGGATGGTGGACAAGCCGGGCGACTATGCGTTCGAGGACATCATGTCCAAAATGACGGTCGAAGAACGCATCTACCGCTTCCGCTGCGTCGAAGCTTGGTCGATGGTTGTTCCTTGGAACGGATTTGAACTTGCAGATCTTCTGGAATTGGCAGGTGTTCAATCTGACGCCAAGTATGCGGCGTTTGAGACGGTCAACCGCCCCGAGGAAATGCCCGGGATGCGCTACCCGGTGTTAGATTGGCCCTATGTTGAAGGCTTGCGCATGGACGAGGCGATGCATCCACTCACGATCATGGCAACCGGTATCTATGGAAAAGACATACCTAATCAGAATGGCGCGCCGCTGCGGCTGGTCGTACCGTGGAAATACGGGTTCAAGTCGATCAAGTCGATTGTGCGTATTACGCTGACCGACACCCAACCGCCGACAAGCTGGAACAAGGCTGGCCCCCGCGAATACGGATTCTACAGCAATGTGAATCCCGAGGTGGATCATCCACGCTGGAGTCAGGCAAGCGAGCGCGTGCTTGGCACCGGTTTGTTTGCACGCCGTCAGGATACTTTGATGTTCAATGGCTATGCCGAAGAGGTGGCATCACTCTATGAAGGCATGGACCTGACCAAGTTCTACTAA
- a CDS encoding DNA polymerase IV: MPAFCRDCLHPFETGTRCPACRSPRVLSHPELFDLSIAHMDCDAFYASVEKRDNPELESKPLIIGGGRRGVVSTACYVARIRGVRSAMPMFQALKLCPDAVVLKPRMSVYADVSKQIREMMKELTPDIEPLSLDEAFLDLTGTARLHGAPPAIMLARLVQRMKSDLGLTGSIGLSHNKFLAKIASDLDKPRGFSVIGQAETAAFLHDQPVTLIWGVGQATRASLEKAGIRHFSDLLRWEQMDLTARFGAMGDRLWHLARGQDHRRVSANAPVKSISNETTFSEDTTDTDILDGHIWRLAENVADRAKARALAGRVVTLKLKRADHSLLTRRLALRDPTQLADAIYRTARALYDQVEPDQPYRLIGVGISELWPESAADTSGDLLDPQARQRGEAERATDEIRARFGPDAILKGRSLR, translated from the coding sequence ATGCCTGCCTTCTGCCGAGATTGCCTGCATCCTTTTGAAACTGGCACGCGCTGCCCCGCTTGCCGGAGCCCTCGCGTGCTCTCGCATCCGGAACTCTTTGATCTCTCCATAGCGCACATGGACTGCGACGCCTTCTATGCCAGTGTCGAGAAACGCGACAACCCCGAGTTGGAGTCCAAACCCCTCATCATTGGTGGTGGGCGGCGCGGCGTGGTTTCAACCGCTTGTTATGTTGCCCGTATTCGCGGTGTACGCTCGGCCATGCCAATGTTTCAGGCGCTGAAGCTTTGCCCGGATGCCGTGGTTCTCAAACCACGCATGTCCGTCTATGCGGACGTTTCAAAGCAAATCCGCGAGATGATGAAAGAGCTCACACCTGATATCGAGCCGTTGTCGCTTGATGAAGCCTTTCTCGATCTCACCGGAACGGCCCGCCTGCATGGCGCCCCGCCCGCCATTATGCTGGCCCGGCTGGTTCAGCGCATGAAGAGTGACCTGGGCCTCACCGGCTCTATTGGCCTCAGCCACAATAAATTCCTGGCCAAGATTGCCTCAGACCTCGACAAGCCGCGCGGGTTTTCCGTCATTGGTCAGGCCGAAACGGCTGCATTTCTGCATGACCAACCTGTTACCTTGATCTGGGGAGTGGGCCAGGCCACCCGCGCATCACTTGAAAAGGCCGGCATCCGCCACTTCAGCGATCTTTTACGTTGGGAACAGATGGATCTGACCGCTCGTTTTGGCGCGATGGGAGACAGGCTCTGGCATCTGGCCCGTGGGCAAGACCACCGCCGCGTATCGGCCAATGCCCCTGTCAAATCAATCTCGAATGAGACCACTTTTTCTGAAGATACAACGGACACCGACATCCTTGATGGCCATATCTGGCGGCTGGCCGAGAATGTGGCTGACCGCGCTAAGGCCCGTGCTCTGGCCGGTCGCGTTGTGACACTGAAGCTCAAACGTGCCGATCACTCACTCCTGACCCGGAGACTGGCGCTTCGCGATCCCACGCAGCTGGCCGATGCGATTTATCGGACCGCACGCGCACTCTACGATCAGGTCGAGCCAGATCAGCCCTACCGCCTTATCGGCGTCGGTATTTCAGAGCTTTGGCCAGAAAGCGCCGCGGACACCTCGGGCGACCTGCTCGATCCCCAGGCCCGCCAGCGTGGAGAAGCAGAACGCGCGACAGACGAAATTCGCGCCCGGTTTGGACCAGACGCGATTCTCAAGGGGCGGTCGTTACGCTAG